One Glycine max cultivar Williams 82 chromosome 8, Glycine_max_v4.0, whole genome shotgun sequence genomic window, GTGAACCACTGATTGTTACCATTGgatatattacaaaatattaaaatgtattataaaaattataatcagtctttattagttaattaaataCAATTAGTATAATGATCCAACATGCATATCATGTTTAGATAGCATCATTTTTTACTTCATCGTCACCACACACACCAACGACTGAAACTCTGACATATCATTACTACCATGTTATCAATCCAATGATAGGCATGTGGCATGTGGCATGTGGCAGAGATTGTCATGCAGTGGCTTGCGCATATGGGGACTCGTGAAATTGTAAGAAATGAAGAGTTAAGGCGTATTTTCTGGAAACCAAAGTCTCTGGTGAGCTTCCACCGACATTTAACAACGATAGGAATGTCGTAGTCAAGTTCATAGAGATTTCATCATCCTCATCACCATGACACTTAATCgccttaatataaaatattcaatgtattagattaaaaaaggaaaattcgtTAAAACAgtaaacttattatattttaactttgcaatttgcttcaCATACATATATGCACCAATTAATGATGATCAAATAAAAGTCAAAGTAGATGATTCTCTTAATAGTCATTGAAAGCAGGTTTGCGAGATACATCCTTACATAGTTTAGGGGCTAATTGAGCATGTAGTGAATTGAGTACGAGATCTTACCCCTCATAATGTGGTTCACGTCAATGATGTGTCTAAGTTCATGAGGTTTAGTGGTAGTGGTGAAATGTTGGGTACGAGAATGTGGTGATGTTGATGTGTTGGGGATCTAGCCAACAATGCTTGGTGACAATGACAATGAAGTAGAACACGATGTTCTCTAAACACGATGCATGCTAGATCATTGGACTgctaaatttaattaaccaaTAAGGActgatcataaattttataatatgtttaatattttataatatatccaATGATAATAATTGGTGGTTCACAGGTGAATTGCTCATTCAACTTCTTCATAGTAGAATCTGACTATACttgaataaaaaaggaaaaataatttactaaCTAGAATCTACAAATATAAGAGAGAACTTTGCAAGTCAACCTCTTGTATGTTGATTTTTACAATCGTTCGATCCACAAAAGTATTATAGTCTATCttccttatttttctcaaagaaaatgaaataagatcAGCATATGAAACTTTCCTCTAAGATCAAGAATATCTATAAAAAAGGTAATAAAATGtttgttttgagaaaaaaaaagggcttGAGATTCTTTTTATCAATCAACTAAGGTATGAAGCACATGCTTATAATGAATATTTCCTAGATCTAGTAGCCAACCAAGCCACCTCTAAATGCAAGGAAATCATTAGTGCCATGCCAAGTGATTGAAAGCCAAAGGTTGTGATTAGAGATAGGGTCATGTGCATAAATGCTCTTAGTGGTGAGTTCTCTATCTAGAAGTTCGGGGAATGTCCATACAATACTAAAATTGTGATTGCAACAATTGATATGATAAATTGTTTTTGTCTTTCTAAATatgcaaaaaaatcaattttattctctCTAAGTATAAAAAAGTTTAGTTCCTTTTAGGTAACATAATTAAGCCACGTGAAACCAAAATCACATGTGGCGGACAATGGTGTGTTAATAGATAAATCATGTCAGCATTTAACATAACATCATTAGCTTGAGATGAAAAGAAATCTATTTCTCAAAATGAGAGACAAAAAAGTATTTTCTTATtgtaagaaaaacaaatgaaaacacTATGAAAATGAATAAACTGATAAGCGATGTATTCTAAAGTGTCactcaataaatatattatattgcaATTAAAAGTTCATTGTTCCTCTTCAAGAATGTATTATATGAgaataaaatgaatcaaactaAGGTTATTTCTCCATAAATTTAGATGTGTTGTCAACTAAACTACACCTATTTTGATTAGATAGTTTTATATTGTtacccaataaaaaataataatatataataaaattattgactttaatgataattatcttaataatcatatcaataatgatttctaattgatgaataatataataattttacatgaaCAAGACATAATTATTACTTTTGGtccattatataaaataaatgataataatattatgGTTGACTCCCTAATTTTATTTCCCCGCTATTACAAGATGATGTACCAAGCTTAATGTTTGACTCTTAACTTTGTTGGGCTTTTGtccattattttcatataaaaaattgttattctttttgtttttatttataagatttaagtttgaaatgatatttgttattttttataagattcaatttataatatttgctGTATTAATTATCTTTAGACTAGAAAGACCTATAATTAACAGAAGAAAGAGAATATATTGACAAACAATTAGAAGAGATAGGATAGGAGTATAAAAaacaagaataattttaaaaaaattataaatttaagacaaatttattgttataaactaacttaagcaattttttaatgttaatgaATTAAGTAATTTGGTCTTATAAATAGGAGAatagtaatatttttcattctaattataagaaaattatcaCTTTTACATGTATTAATGATtagtttccttttatattttaatttattgtgaagTCTATCAAtgaaatatcattaattttttatgaaaataaatgtatttttttttaagaactattaacaatataaatcatcctcacattttaaaaaatagaaatcattgtcgttggttgataaaatattttttaaattatgagtaGTGTCATTATATCTAACCATCacttaaatcaattaatttaagatttttttagaataaaatttgaatttatgttaatcctattattaattaaaaaaactaatttaaccagTTTCTTTGGTTTGAATAGTTTAGtcttatatttgttttcttatataCAGGACGACCAgagataatattaaattttatagattattttctttttcatattcaaataaaaaaattattatacaataatacattttgaaataacTGAATACATTGAATAGAATACATGAAATATGTTTTGACCACTACTTTTATAGTTATCATTAATGAGaccaacaaatatatttttttaaatttgtattttcacttatttttaatttatatttataggtCTCATTAATGACTTCTCTaaaaatattggttaaaaacatatttgattatattctattaaatgcattaaattactttaaaaaatcattcaattacttcaaaatgcatgtattacatacttttttttatttaaatgtaacataagttttacttttatttcttaaaactaATATCCTTTAGTCAACCATTAGCATTTATCATACAGAACTACATAgttattcatttaatatattaaataattatacttaTTAAGTAAGTTATAaagttcaattaaattttacgGCAGTACAACTTCCATTatctactttttaatttttaacacttAATCAATAACATTCAACAGACAATttgtgatttaaataaaataataaagcatTTCCTTTTAAAGTCAAAGTgtccaaaaacacaaaaaaaatattaataacattttcaaatatgcaatttataatactttttttctaCCATTTTGAAGTCACGCGGGTAGTCTCAGACAGACACAGTTAATAAAGTTAAGGAAACTCAAAAGAGGGAAAAGTAAAAAAACGTGCCTATGAAAGCTGTAAACACTTTATTAACACgcatttctttttaaatttttttcatttacatttcgataCAAActttatagttaaaaaaaaaaacttaattgaaagagaaaaattaagtgTAATTAGCCAAATCTTTTGATAAAAAGTAACTGTGTAGAACCGATGGATATTTTGTATGAAtagaataataactaaaaaatattattattattacattcataaaaatcaaagatgaTACGTGGAGCTGTGTGGACCGTcccttttctctattttatgAGATGCAATTTTCTTCATctgcttctctttctctctctcgctGTCTTTCTtaactttctctctcttctgtgTTCTGTTCTGAGGACTCTCTCTCTTCCATTCATTCATCATTCAGCGTCTCTTTAAATAGGCTCTCTATTCAAAACCATATCTTCCAATCCAACCAAAAAAAGATTATCTTTTTTAAGGATATATCCACACCGTGCTTCttgcccttctctctctcttcctcacacccaagaagaaaaaaaaagaaaatttctcttttttttgtgatttttttatttgttttgcacACCCTTCCTGAAATCTAGAGACAAGCCGCAAAATTAATCCATACCCAGAATTTCTCTCTCTGAAATATCTTGTGGGGTTTAtctgttttttgttgtttttgtttgtacCCTTCGATTCTTCACCTTCATAGTTGAAGATATATACAAAGTATATATAATAGTATATAAAGCCGTGTTTGTTGGGTGTTTTGGAGGATCTGCTTTGTTTTGCTGTGTTCAGTGGATTGTGTTAAAGGGGTTTTGAAGATTTTTGTTGAAGTTGAAAAATCTGAGAGTTTTTTGGTTGAAGTTCTGCTCCCATGGCTGCTCAATTGCAAAAATGTaatcccttttcttttttacttggttCTTTTGATTTGTGGGTGTTATTCATGGTTtagatttgtttttttctttttctttttggttaccCTTTGTAAAGTAGGATGAAAAAATTGGGAAAAAAAGGAGAGATTTTTACTTGGTTGATTTTTTCTGCTTTTTAACAGCTGCAGATGAAATGAGGAAGAAGCTTCATGGTGATTCTTCAACGGTTGAACTCAATAATTCCAATTCGGTAATAAATGGGAATTCCCATTTCATCCCTCTCTCTCTATCTTTTATGTTGTTGCATGTGATATATGTAAAGTATCGCTTTACCTTTGGATTTGATAGCTTTGgattgagaatatttttttctttcaatttaattattcttttttattcctGTGCTTTGATTTGAAATGAACTGTTTCATTGGTTGTGTATGAGACATGGAGAATTTCATGTTTTCTCAGTGTGCATCTGGATGTTGTTTGTTTGTTCAGGTTCCTTCCAAGGGTGCAAGTTCCCCTTCTGATGCAAGATCATGTGTATCATCCATAGGGGATGCTTCTGGTAGTGTTAAGGAAGTTGATGTGGATCATGAGTACTTGTCCACAGATCAGGGCGTTCCTTATCCTGCCGGCGGCTATTACGGTTACTACTATCCAGGTTAGTTGCTGCTGCTGGTCATAGACCTTCCCTCGAATGGTTCTCTATTCGTTTCAATTGGTTGTAGTATTTATGGTTTCACTTCTTACGGTAGAATGATCACAGGTTATGGTGGTTTCTATGGAGAGTCAGACAACCAAGGGTACTATGTTGGTGCCGATGCCGTGGATCTTCAGTACCCTGTAAGTCTCTTGAGCTGAATTGTCGTTTGCTCATTCTGTTGATGTTATTGTTGTGTCTTTTTCTATGTGGACTTCGGTTGACTTGGTACAAATCTTGCCAATTTAGGCCATGCATATGTAAATACTTGAATTTGATAATATGATAATTATGCCTTCAAATGATACTTATTTCCATTTATCACCATTTCTTCTTTATAAAGTTTTTGAGAAATAAGAAGGCTCTCCAAGAATCATATTCTTGTAAGAAAGGGTGGAATGGAAAATAGTAATAACGTATCTCTATTTgcaacttgatttttttatttttctggggTTGCATTTGGGATTCAAACTTGAACCAGTGAACATGTTGcggtttgatttgttttctaCTTGAATTTAATCACCACTTAAACATGCCATCTTTTTCTAAACCAGTTATTTTAATTGAGGGCATATGTAGCCAGTATCTGTGGTTTCCTGAATCAATTGAATTTTACTATGCATTCTTAGCTTTAAGTCAAGCAAGTAGATAATTGACCTTTTTAACATTCTTTGATATATAATACATGTCTCAATAcgtatttttgttctttctgtTGCTTCATTTAGGTCATGCAAGCAGATAATGGTTCTTATGTCTATCTCGTGCCAGGATTTCAGACTGGCTACCCTTCATACTATCATCCTCTAAGTCCAGCTGGTATTGAAGGACAGTATGTTGGCCATAACGTCTACCCCCCTGGCTCCATCTATCAACAACCGATTGGATCGCCTGGTTATTATCCAGCTTCTCTATCATATGGAGAGTTACAGCCAACAACATACTCGTGGGATTCACCTCTAATCAATCAAGATGGGTTACAAGGACATGGTTATAATGAACTGGCTGGTAAACCAAATGGTAGATCCAATTTGTCTTCCCAGAGTCATACTAGTGGTGTTGTGTCAAAGTCTGCACCCCCACCTAACTCGGCAGAAGGGAAGGGTTTGACATCATTATTAGAGGTCTCATCAACTCATGTTAAGCATAACCagccaaaacaaacaaacaaggtAGCCTTACTTATCCACATTCTTCTTCCCTGGGTTTTGTCTATCATCAGTTCATCACCTTTAGATTATATTATTCTAACAAGCTTGTAATGTTTTTTCAGGCACCAGTTTCGGTCCTCCATTCACCTGTTGCAAAGTTTCCCGCATACAATCAAGGAAAGAGCGGATTCCTCTATCCAAACAACTTGCTTAATGTGAAAGCAAACACAAAGGGCTGGGTTAGTACTGAAAAGTTGAAACAGAGAAACAAGGTCAACGATTCACTCAATGAGCAGAATCAAGGTCCTAGAACAGCTAATGCAAAAGGTGCATTAATGTCTGGAGGTAATTCTGTGAGAGGCTCAGCCCCAGGTGGGAGTGGAAATGTTACCAACAAAATCAGGACAGATCAGTACAACCTTCCTGATTTTCCAACCAAATATGATCATGCACTTTTCTTTGTCATCAAATCTTACAGTGAAGATGATATCCACAAGAGCATCAAGTACAACGTGTGGGCGAGTACTCCTAATGGGAATAAGAGGCTGGATGGTGCATTTCAGGATGCACAGAAGAGAATGGAAGAGAAAGGATGCAAGTGCCCTGTGTTCCTTTTCTTTTCGGTATGCAATTTGGGTCCATCGCAAAAACTTCAGATCCCCTGCACCCATGTTTTCTCTGCTTATGTATTTTCAGATTGACAAGTGATAACTGTGTTTCTTAACTTCCTTTCTGGTAATTGCTTGTGTTCAGGTCAATGCTAGTGGTCAATTTTGCGGAGTAGCTGAGATGACTGGACGAGTTGATTTCAACAAAAGTATGGATTTCTGGCAACAGGATAAGTGGAATGGATATTTCTCTGTCAAATGGCACATTATAAAGGATGTTCCAAATCCTCAACTACGCCACATAATACTCGAGAATAATGATCACAAGCCTGTCACAAATAGTAGAGACACACAAGAGGTATGCATCCATAGTAAAAGCAACAATCTACTGACGAAGTCTTGGTTGTTTCTTCTGTATGCTTACTCATCATGTCTTTGTTGATTCCACTTTCAGGTGAGTTTTCCCCAAGGTGTTGAAATGCTTAACATTTTCAAGAATTATGTGGCAAGAACTTCCATATTGGATGACTTTGAATTTTACGAAAGCCGCCAGAAGGTATTGCAGGAGAAGAAAACAAGGCAATCTATGCCCCATACCAGTGTACAGGTCTGCTTTACACTGCAACCTTATTCCAAGATTACTAAATATAGTTCTCATTGATTCccacttttcctttttgatATGATTGACAATGGGAACTCTTGATGTGCGCATTTGATTGTGGGACCTCATTGGCATAATTGTTCTTGGAGTAGGAATTCTTTTGCTATATCTGATCAATGcctagttgataaaaaaattctaaagctTTAGAGAATAATTTGGTGTTGGGAAATTTCATAACTAAGAGCTCTTTATAGACTTTGGAGCATTGCAATTTATTCTCtgttctttatttaattttattgtgcaATCATATACCTTTGAGATGCTTTGCTCTCCTTGCTCAttgttttacttaattttattaataaataatatatgcactacactatcatccaatcacaaactgtcatgtatgataaataagtttgttgacttttttaGTAACTATCTTAAAAGTCATCAACGATGAGTTTTGATTAACACTTAACAGTATAAACTTTTACACTGACATGGCATGTCTATTAAACTCTTATTATATTGGTAGAATATAGATAAGTTTGTTagacttttataataactatgtTGAAAGTCATCCTAacgatattttttaattagttgatagtATAAATTGTTTAACTTTGTCCATGCATACTTATTAAACTCTTGTTTTATTTTGCAGCAAATAGAGGAATTAACCACTACACTTGGGTCAGTAGACCTATCATCTGTGAAGAACATGGAGGATCCTAAGGTGGTTGAGAGAGTGAATGACTGAATAGCATGTGGGGCTGATGCTATTCCTGGGGACCCGCCATGCCAGCATGCCGATCACGATGGTGTGGCGATGTGCCACGTGGACcacaaagtaagaaaaaaaaaagctaatgaattcaaattttaagttCTAAACCAAAAATTCTTGCTGCTGCTGATGCTTTagaaagggagaaaagaaaaagaaaaagaaaaaataataataatttttatccgGGCAAATGGTGACTG contains:
- the LOC100791190 gene encoding YTH domain-containing protein ECT2 isoform X1, translating into MAAQLQKSADEMRKKLHGDSSTVELNNSNSVPSKGASSPSDARSCVSSIGDASGSVKEVDVDHEYLSTDQGVPYPAGGYYGYYYPGYGGFYGESDNQGYYVGADAVDLQYPVMQADNGSYVYLVPGFQTGYPSYYHPLSPAGIEGQYVGHNVYPPGSIYQQPIGSPGYYPASLSYGELQPTTYSWDSPLINQDGLQGHGYNELAGKPNGRSNLSSQSHTSGVVSKSAPPPNSAEGKGLTSLLEVSSTHVKHNQPKQTNKAPVSVLHSPVAKFPAYNQGKSGFLYPNNLLNVKANTKGWVSTEKLKQRNKVNDSLNEQNQGPRTANAKGALMSGGNSVRGSAPGGSGNVTNKIRTDQYNLPDFPTKYDHALFFVIKSYSEDDIHKSIKYNVWASTPNGNKRLDGAFQDAQKRMEEKGCKCPVFLFFSVNASGQFCGVAEMTGRVDFNKSMDFWQQDKWNGYFSVKWHIIKDVPNPQLRHIILENNDHKPVTNSRDTQEVSFPQGVEMLNIFKNYVARTSILDDFEFYESRQKVLQEKKTRQSMPHTSVQQIEELTTTLGSVDLSSVKNMEDPKVVERVND
- the LOC100791190 gene encoding YTH domain-containing protein ECT2 isoform X2 — protein: MITGYGGFYGESDNQGYYVGADAVDLQYPVMQADNGSYVYLVPGFQTGYPSYYHPLSPAGIEGQYVGHNVYPPGSIYQQPIGSPGYYPASLSYGELQPTTYSWDSPLINQDGLQGHGYNELAGKPNGRSNLSSQSHTSGVVSKSAPPPNSAEGKGLTSLLEVSSTHVKHNQPKQTNKAPVSVLHSPVAKFPAYNQGKSGFLYPNNLLNVKANTKGWVSTEKLKQRNKVNDSLNEQNQGPRTANAKGALMSGGNSVRGSAPGGSGNVTNKIRTDQYNLPDFPTKYDHALFFVIKSYSEDDIHKSIKYNVWASTPNGNKRLDGAFQDAQKRMEEKGCKCPVFLFFSVNASGQFCGVAEMTGRVDFNKSMDFWQQDKWNGYFSVKWHIIKDVPNPQLRHIILENNDHKPVTNSRDTQEVSFPQGVEMLNIFKNYVARTSILDDFEFYESRQKVLQEKKTRQSMPHTSVQQIEELTTTLGSVDLSSVKNMEDPKVVERVND